The genomic region aaaaatgtcatttcccTTGCATATCTCCTGATTTTATAATTGAGAAATAATTTACATTGTAGGCAATGTGCTCGCAGTAATACACTTTCAGTGGTTCTTTCTGTTTTGTCCCGTTTCAGCTTTTTCATAACTGTATCGCCACAAGTTTAAAAGATGCTTGCAAAATAATTGGCACCATTATGAGATCTTTCTCCGGTCCATCATTGTACTTCAGACATCTCCAAATTCCGATTTCTGGGGTATCATGAATGCAGCTTACTAAACTTGGTAGCCAATCGGAACGCCCAATGCAAGAGTGTGAGGCATGTAATCAGGGAGCGTTAGTTTATCGTTATCATTGTTCCCGTAGTGGGCATAAGTAATTATTCACTCAAAAAAGCGTTAGTAATAATCTGAAATACTCAAGTAGTAGTAAATACTGACAGGTGGAAATCgtataaataataatttcaatTTCAATATTTTACTAAAGGTGGGCGGTTTATAACCGCGCAGTGTAGTCAAACACAACAAACGCACTAGTTTACGCTCCAATGTTTTCCGCCTGACCAATCAGATGTTCTTTCTGACGCAGGCAACACACTCCCGCCAATTCTGACTAGGAGCGCGAGGCAGGCAGCGGGGAAGCTGCGGAGGGACTTTGGAGAAGCCGAAGTGTACACTGCTTCTGGGGGATAGACTTCATGTCAACTATTTAGCGATAAAGGGTAAAGATCCCCCATTCGACCGGGGCTGTTTTTGTGCCGTCACACCGAAACTTCATCCAGTGGAGAAGGTCCCCCGAGGTTAGAACAGAGGGTACAAGGATGTTGGCGGCGGAGGCACCGTCAGCGGAGGGACGCTTGGCAGCTTCAACACCCCGTAGACGAGGTATGCTAATGTCACTAGCATGTTGACGTGTATCAGAATATACTTGTATATGTAAATGTCGTTTTAGTTTTTAACCTTTTCCTTTTATATGGTGGTATGTGTAACTTAGAAATATGTAAACTCGCTTGGCAGTTTCGCCTTTGGCCTCGCGAGAATGCTAACTTTCGTCGCCCCTACGCGGTTAATCAAAGTTATCGGTGAGACCAAACTACCAGCCAATTGTTGACGTTAAATGATATGAAAAGTAATTTGGTTCTCGTTGGTTCAACTGTCCGGCTCAGTTCATGTCGCCGTGTATAACGGGTGTCACCCTTCCCGCACCGGCAACCTATCACCGGCAGGCCCCTCGCCGTTTAAAGGTGTTCGAACACGGAATGATACAGCTGGAGCCGCCGCTGTCCGGTTGGCCTTCTTAGGCTAGTTTTGCTAAGCTAACCGAATCCACATTGAGTTCGACGACCTAATTCATTATGTATTTGGCTCAGATCTTTTATATATTCTGAAAATCGTAGTTATTTATTAAAGACTTCCTGACGACAACGCAGCTTTCTTTTCGGCTTTGTAGAATCAACGGTTTGTTGGTTCATCACTGTCATTGCACCACTGGGTGGCGGGAGAACAAATCAATAACAAAACCATTTGTAACAAAATGGACACCATTATTCATGTATATGAACGTCAGATGTATTGCAACACCTGCCATAAAAGGTCAAGTGGAACACACTGACCTGGCCCCCCATATTTATTATTGCCTGTGTTCATATATTGTATATTGATTTTCAATGttctttttctttccatttcTTTTCAGCAATGGATTGTAAACCTACTAAGGCCAACAAGAAACTGGTACAAGGTAAATATGGACCCAAAAAAGCACTTGATTAGTGGGCACCCACTCCTCACCCATTTGTACACAAGCAATTCAAAACTCAATTTTCTATAATAATTATTCCTCACCATATTCATAACAACCATTTCCAGTAActctactttttttgtttttgtcgcaCGCAGCTCGCCTCCCTTTCAAGCGCCTGAACCCGGAACCAAAAGAAAACAAGGCATCGCCGAAGCGCCCCTGTGCACATGTTTGCCCTGAAACAGGAGCTTCTGACAGAGAGAATGACATAGAGTCCTCCCCTCTCCCCCTGTCCAGTAGACCCCCCTTGGTTAATGGCTGTGGGCCCCTCGATTGCTTCCTCAGCAAAAGGCGCCCTTCAGCCTCAGACGAGAACATTATCGATCTGACCAACGACGGCTCTTCTCCCATCAAGTGCCAAGATCCTTTCGTCACCCCTCGTCGCACGTTAAAAGACAGACAAAGCAGCAGGGACACGAGTCTGTCTTGTGAGAAATCCAAATGCGTGGATCGCactgctgacacacacacgtcaGACTGCAATGAAAACCCGGAAAATAAAGACGACGATATAGTGGTGGCggacgaggaggacgaggaggatggGATCGTACCGCTCGATACGACGCAAGACACCGACAGCGAGCCGGAAGAGCAGAACGTGTCCAGTGTTGGCAACAAGTCAACTCTATCAAACTTGTCAGATAATTCCTCGCCGGAGAGGACTAAAAAAGACGAGCACACGCCCTCCACCACGCCTACTACAGTATGTGCTCGCATGATCGCGTGCCTCTCTTCCTAGAAAGGCTCTTTGTTCAGTAAAGAGCAGCTcgcaatggatggatgaatttttcCCTCGATTGTTCTTTGCATATAATTCGTTTTAGGTTTGCAGTTCTAGTGATGACCTATGAACTGACTGGCCAGCaacataaaaaattaaatgttccATCATCGGAGTTTTGACCAGAGCGATAAAATTTGCACCTTTCTGTCAAATTAAATCAGATTTTTCCTTTCTAGGAACTAACAAGCACTCCTAAAATCCCTGTTGATAGCAAGAAGATAAAAAGACGCTCGCTAAAGGTGAATCAAGCTGGGATCATATTTTTTCTTAGAATAATTTTATGGTCTTAGATTGTGCGACATATTATTTAGCCATtactgaaaagaaaaatcaaggTTCTTGTTTGACCCCCACCCCTCCTTCAGAGTCCTCAAGAGCAAGAAGAGCTACTTCGGCTGCGCCAGGAGAAAGCGCGGCAAAAAGAAGAGGCCAAGTCGGCCAAGGAGAAAAAGAGGGAAGAGAGCCGCAAGCGGAAGGAGGAGCGCGAAAGGGAAAAACGAGAGAAGAAGGAAAAGGATGAGCGAGAGAagcgggagaaaaaggagaaggaggagcgGGAAAAAGCAGAGAAGCTAAAAGCCAAGGAGGAGCAGCGCAAATCCAAACTGGAGTGAGTCACACCGCCACAAAGTTCTAGTATCTTCGTTTTTATTTTACGGCTTAGTGTTTTTAACACAGTTCTACCACAGGGCCAAGCTTGAGGAGAAACGcaagaaagaggaggagaagcGGATGAAGGAAGAGGAGAAGCGGGTGAAAGAAGAGAAAGACGTGAGTTCATATGACGAAAGCGCATTTCTCTCTACAGAAAATTTAGTCTTGTTCCTTTTATCAAAAACtgactttgtttacatttttttttctatttgactTTTTCAGCGTCTCAAAGCAGAAAAGGCCGAGATCACAAGGTTTTTCCAGAAACCCAAAACCCCGCAGGCTCCAAAGGTGAGTTGAGCTTCCCCGCGGATATGTCACCCAACTattgaagccccccccccttttatgCAGAACTCATGAATCTGCTTCCCCTTGTCAGACTCTCgcagtggcttgcgggaagtttGCACCCTTCGAGATCAAGTACAACATGTGCATGGCGCCGTTGTGCCGGGTACAATGCGAGGAGTCTGCCTTGGAGGAACTGGACCAATATTTGTTGCACCCCAGTGACAGACCATGTTCACTGAAGGACTGGATCAACCAGAAACCTCGCCGCTCTGCCCCTACCAGGCCCAGAGTGGCCATCCCTGAGAGGTGAGATATTTGAATTGTACTGTTCCTTTTTTTAAGGCTTTGAGAAACAATTGGggaccattttaaaaaaacgCATTTAACATAGATTGAACTATTTTGCGTTCTCAGCGATTGTTTAGCCATCGATGGGCCCAAACCAGAAGGCGTGCCGGACCGCAAACTGTACGGACCAATGAAACTGCTGCTGTTTCGGGAGAACCACCGCCCAGCTTACTGGGGCACCTGGAGGAAAAAGAGTTTGCACATCTCCCCACGCTGCCCCCTCAGGAAAGACACGGTAATACCACATTCCGCTTTGCGTTGTCATTATAGCGAGCTCATTCATACTGTCTTGTTCGATTTGAACGGCAGGATTTGTTGGACTATGAGGTGGATAGCGATGAAGAGTGGGAGGAAGAGGAACCCGGGGAGTCCCTCTCACACAGTGAAGGGGTGAGTTTGTGGACAAATGAGTTGACGAAATTGTTATGTTTAAATCGGTTCCTCTTTTCaggaggatgaggatgaaggaggtgaggacgacgatgacaaCGACGGGTTCTTTGTTCCTCACGGCTATCTCTCGGACGACGAGGGTGCACTTGAAGAAGTGGTATGATGGTCATCAGATGGATTTTTCTTTTAAGCTTGCTGTCCTAACAGCCATGCTCCTCTGTAGGATGGCGGTGACCTGGAAAAGCAGAAACTGCAGCAGAGGCTGAAAGCCAGGGAGTGGGAAGAGCTGATGTCCACCAAGAACAAGATGAAGGTGCTCCATCCGGTGGTGAGGGGCTGCCTCTGGGAAGGCGACGGGCCCGTCTCAGATCTTCTGCAATCCTATGCCGTGTGCCTCATCGAACCATTACCCAAAGCTGATATGAGCCCCAGCCCAGAGGAGCAGGCTGAAAAGAGCAACAGAAAAGCACAGTGTAAGTGTGACGGGTATTTTGTTTACTTAACCTTATTTTAACGTGTAATACTTTGATCAACTTTTTCTCAACAGTGCTTTCccagctgctgccgctgcttcaCGGCAACCTGAACAGCAGTAAAGTCATTATCACAGAGTTTCAGGAACATTGTCGCCAGAAAACCACATCCAGCTCGCCGCCTCCTCAACTTTCCAGCCCAGAAAGCTCGGCGGATGTGCCCACTCGGTAAAGCCATAACCTCTTTACGTTGTGTCAATTATctgtattatttttgtattcatAAAGCCAGTatagatattattttttttttacattccttTCAGCCTTAGCAGAAATTGTAGTTTATGATCCCCATTTCTCCTCAGAACACAGTTGAAGCGGTTAATCCAGAGCAATGCCGTTTATGAAAAGCGTTCCACCTACCGACGCTGCTGCTGGTACGTACACGCGGACGTCCTGTCCCGCTTTGGCCTGGAGGCGCTCCCGGTGCCCGGCCAGTGGTCCTACGTGACCAGCGGCGCACGGGAGGAGTCCCGCGAGGAAGCGGCCACGGGCTCCGAGGGCAACTCTCCCAACACGCCGCAGACTCCTTCCGTCACGTCGGCGGCGTCCAAGAGGAAAAGCACCGGCAGCATGTCCATCACTAAATTCATGAAGCGATGTAACGGCCGAGAACaggtaactgattttaatagatttttaaaaaactaaaacattTTTAGCTCACATTGTCTGTTGTAATGTCTGTTAGACAGAAGAAATGGAGACTGACGGTTTTCAAGCTGACGCAgaggacgatgacgatgatTGCATCATCATTGGTATGCAAAGTGGTGAGCCCAAAAAAAAGTCtctaattatatatataatctATAACAATTATCATGCTTATACCTATTATTAATCACAATTAGGAGTTTAGGTGTTTCTTTTTGAACAGTCTATTGAAATGGAAAACTTGGTTAACCAAACATGGCCGTTATATTCCGTAGGCACAGCCGGAGAGAATTCCTTCACTAAGGGAAGCGACATGATGGAAGTCACCCCGTCCGACACAGCCGCTCTCCCAGTGGCCAGCGCTGCTCCAACACTAGCCACAGCCTAAAGAGAAAGCGAGGTGCTTTCCGGCTTCCTCGCTCCGGTTGCCTTTGTCCTCCTCCGTGAGCATGGTAAGGGAAGTGAAATGGCGGAGTCTGCTCACGCCGGCATTGCCAAGGTCTCTCGGGCATGCGTGGTGTGTTTCCAAGTTTCAGACAATTGTGGCGCACCATTCGTGATGAAAAGCGTACAAAAAACaacattatttacattttagaAATTGAGTACTAATGTTGTTATGTGTGTATATAGACTGCCAGAAGTCAGGTTCAGATTTAAGGTTCCTCCATTTGTTTACTCTTGTGCCATTTACGCCGATTCTTTCCAAACCCCGGATACCTCACTGGAGTAGCTGCTAGACCTGTACTTGTACAGTTAGATCCAGTGAAGaaattttttatataaaaacgCGTTCTGCAAGCATACTTGAATAACAAATCATTAAACGGAAATAAAATGGTTGcagtgttttcattttttccaaATTGAAATACTGTACAGTCCGTGTCTACCAAATGTGTTTGTCCAGAACCGAGTCAACATTCACAAGTGCTAACTCCCAAgaggaaaaggaaaacaaaaaaatctagaGGAAAATTGGGGAACAAATGTTCCAAAGCAATGAGGCTCACAAATCTGTCCTGATGCAAGCAATTGTTTATTTCAGCCAGAACAGGTTGACAAACCGCTCACCCATTTCCAAAACCGTAAAACACGTGGGGAAATGTGGGGATTTATTAGTTGATTAGCATTAAAGTGACAATAACCACATGGCCCCGTGACTCTACGTTCGTGTTTGATAGAAAGACGAGCAATGTGAGGTAGTCACCTTTACTCGCCAtaagatgaaagaaaaaaatgtattaACTTCCACCTAGAGGTTTGTGTgtacatgaaaacaaaataaaggcATCATCAAGTTAAACGAAGTCCAAGATTAAATCAAATACTGAAGCGTGACCGTGATTttcttttgattttgcatgaaatTTAGTAGATGTTTGATACAAACAAGAACAATTCACAgaccttgtttttttctttttctacatTGACATGCAGCCTCATGGTGCGGTTTGAATAATTGTCAAGTAAGCTTAAATGGAAACATGAATCTCTTTTAGTCTGTTGGATGCCGTGAGCAAAAGTTAGCGCTTGTTAGACGATGAACAACAACGGTAATAAATACGAGCTTAACAGTTGGTGAGGGGCGGTTTCATGCCCGGCCGGCGATGCCAGGGAGGTAAGTTGGCATGGACTCTGTGTGCGCTCGCTCGATTCAGCTCAAGTTGCGAATGGTCTccatcaattccggtttgaggaGGGCTGAGCTTTTACCGCCTGCTGCCGCAATGTCTGCCTGCACGACTGCATCCCAGGCTAATGTGAGTAGAGCTGTGGGCACctttcagaagaaaaaaaaatagacacatTCTAGATTGAGGCTACATGATATTTACTTGGCGTCACTCACCAGGTTGCACTCCACCAGAGCCACGTCCTCGGACTCCTGCAACTTGTGACCACCGGGGGCGATGAGCTCAAAGGGTTGCCAGCCGTCCACCAGGGAGTCTCGCACGAAGCTGAAGAGCACCGGAAGTCGGTCCCAGGCGTAGAACGTCCCTGAGGTCAGACGTAGTGTTAAAATATGATTTTAAAACATTGCCTGTTCAATTTTATAACTTGAGGTTCCATCTGTGCCTATTGTGTGATGTACGTACCCTGGAGCAGGTTTCCATCGGGTAGCCGAATGCGGAGAAGAGTGTAGTTGTACTTCCTCCTCTCCCTTTGCTCATCTCGCTCCCTCATGGCTTTGGTACGTAGTACGGAGTTCTTCTCCACTAAGTCACTCCTAACATGAATTAAAATTCTTCATCCTGAAACAAGACTCTCCAAATTTCAGATTTCAACCTCAGCTGCTGCTCCCTCTTGATCTCTTCGGCGCTCAGGTTGTAGAACTCAGACGGCAGCTCGAAGCGGGTTGCGTTGTTCGACGGTCGGAAGGCTTGAGCCTGCCGGTCCAGTTGCGCTCTGACGGGCTCGCCGCGCTGCAAACGATCCCGCCTCTCCTTCATCAGCTCCAGGGCGTCGGAACTCTGCTCGGGCAACACCAGgaactcctcttcttcttctaaaCTCCGGTAAGCACAAGTGTGAGTAGAGGTATTTCACTTTTTGATACAATTGTGTTTTGTATTTGCGATTTACCTTGACCGTCGACGGGTAGCATCGTGCTTGTAAATCCAAGAGCCTGCAGGAACTCTCTCGTGCCTTCCACACAGTGCActttttcctaaaaaaaaaaaaaaaacccacatgtAATGTAGTCTTTGAACCAACAGGTGGCAGTAGTGCAGTCAATTAAACAGGCAAGCCATACCTGAAAGACTTTGTTGCTTAGTTTAATCTTCCTGTATTTCTCTTCTGAAGGATTCTTACATATATTTTCAACGTATCTGGAAAAGAAGGAGTAAACTGTTTTTGTCCTCCAAGAGGCATTTTATATTTTCAGGCATCTTACTTGCTTATGATGTCCACTGCTGCTTTCACCTTCTCTTTGTCTTTGTTGAACGTGTGAATCATCATGACGGATGCTTCCACGTCATCCTCCTCGAAGCGCTGATACCAACAAAAGAGTTAATTCTCATGGTGGCTTTCACACAGATGAATCTTTTTATGCATACCATCAAAATGGCCTCCTTGATGTGGGCATCCCGTTGGCTCTTTGTTAGGATGGCTCCTGTTAGCGGGCAGGTGAAATACACGCCAGTCACCGAGAGATGCTCTTTCACGGCAATGCCGGTTGTTCCCTGTCGGTGTTGGGGAGAACTTAAATAtggttcatgtttttgtttcataaATATTTAAGTTGTTTTTTACTTTTTCATTCAGAAATGTTGAGGATGATTCAAACACAATGTACCTCTGCAGTCGTCGCCTTGTCTCTTTCTGCTACAGCAGCGGCTTCGGCCTCCAGCTCTCGTTTCACTGAAATATGTGCACACTTTTATTTTTACGTTACATATTTATATATCGGGCACTTGCAATATTCTATGTAGAGCGACTGATCAGTTGTTAACTTTTACAAATGTTGGCACGACCGTGACAAAAGCTTCCATTTGCAGCATTATTACTCATCTTCGTGTAAAATAAAGTGGATAGTGACTCTTGTCCCACACTTGTGTCAATGGCAGTGCTCTACATGTCTCACCTTGGTTCCTGATGGCAATCTGGGAGGTGTGGACCTTCGGCCGCTGGTGCTGTTCAATCCTGGCCAGAGCTGCCGCTCCTGCTCGTTGGGATCCCTCGCTGGGAGCTTCGCGGTGATGCTGCGTTCCACTGGAGCTCCTCTGCCCTCTCTCAGGTGCACCTCTTTGTGACATAATACAGAAAGATTCTACTAAGCTTACGCTTCCTATCTCGTTAAGAATCAGAAGCGGTGTTTAGGAGTGGTCACATGACTTAATAAGATTGTGTGGGACTTAACCATTAGCCAGCCTGAAATTAGACACTTGCTGAGTACTTCGTTGCAAATCAACTAACAACAGCTAAATTAAATGAGGGTTGTTACGTAGACAAAGTGTAAACAAAAGCCGATCTATTTAATTATAAAGGCGCATATAATACGACGGAGCGCTAACGTTTTTAGCTGTTTGGTTAGCTCATGCGTGTGGGGAGGGGGTCCGCCTTTTACCTGCTATCTTCCGTTAGCTTCTTCCCTTGGCCCGCCGATTTAAATTTGATGTCCTTCTTGAATTCATCGAAAAGCTTCTTCATCTCTTTTCGGGAGGCGAGAACGACAGACACTCGGCAGGTACTGTCAGATAGGAGTGGGATGTCAACAAATCGACTTCTTCTGTGGTATTACAATACGCTTCATTGATACTACTTCCGGCTCACGTCTTTGCGAGTGCTGCCCTCATCAGGTAATTCTACCTGTAAAACTAAAGCAACCACGGAATTTGAAATATGCTTACGTATTTTTAAACAAAAGCAATACCTGTTTTTATAATATTCTTCGTCCCGATTCATGGGTGTTTCAAAAGCTCTCCTTGGGAGGTGCTATCACGCCTCGTACAGGAAAGGCGCagcttttatatttatttttaaacttgTTATGCAATTTACGAGGATCATTTGAAGGCAGCATTGTATCTCCGCCCGCCACGTCAGGCGTGACGTACCAAGAGGTGGTGTCCGGGTATGTGAGGCGTTCGGACCCGGACAAGAAAGCTTCAATTGCGGCGTGAAACGTTCGACTTAGGAGTGACACTCCCACTAGGTAAGTTATAATAACAATTAATCCATATTTCTTGTATTTGTTGAGTTATTCTACGGCTAACAACGCTAAATGGTAGACACTCGACTCGTCCACTGACACATTTTACTCCAAACTTGCCCGCAGCGCCGAATcacgttctaaacataaaattgttatttacaTTGCTTATGTATCGCTCGAATCCGCGACCTTAGCCTAAGTTAAATATTAAAAATGGCCAAAATATGTCTTTGTTACGGTGCCGTCAACTTAATAGCTTTGTAGATTGCTgatgtcaaagtctgctttattgtcaatttcttcacatgtcaaaacatacaaagagatcgaaattgcgtttcccactatcccacggtgacacgacatattaaatattatatcatattataatatattatcttatattatattatattatattatattatattatattggtccacggacaaacaaaacattgtatGAGGGTTTTGTGGACTGGCAGGTTGCTTAACAGGTTTAATGTTTGGCTTTTTCATTTCGGTTCAAGATTTAAAAAGACTAGTTGGGTGTGTCACTCATCAATCAATCCGTGCTATATAACTACACCCTAGAAATGGCACTGTGCGactaaaagcacaatttgtcatcACCATCTTATCTTTCTATGACTTCCATCTTTCTTTTGTGTAACAatcataatacattttattttcaggAATATTTTCAAGGAAATCAAGGTCACAGTTTTGATCAAGCTGTTCTTTTGAACTTGTAATCATGTTACTCTGAACTAGCAAAGATCAGACATGCTCTTGTACTATTCCATTTTTCTCCACCTTTCCACAAGATTTAAAAACTAAATATGAGAAAGCTTTTCTCCACTAATTTGTGCAACTCACTTCCAGTTCAGCAAATCCTTACTCTTcagtagacaaaaaaaaagagataattTACTGTTGTATCCTTCACTTAAAAGTGAATAATTTATTGTATGGCTATTAGGAATGAAATAAATTGacagtatcattttatttcttagCAAAGCCATTACTGATCATGGACCCGAACGCCAGCGGACTCCTCCGGAGGCTGACTGAGGCCGGCCAGTCTCACCTGATCCGCTTCTGGGACAAACTAAGCCCCGATGAGCGTGCCTCCTTAAACCAGGAGTTGCAAGGGATCGACTTCCAGGAGATCAATGTCTTCTTCAAGAGAGCCATGGAGACATCTGGCTCCAGCAGCAAGAACGAGAAGATGGATGCCCGCATGGAGCCGGTGGCCCAGGATGTGCTTGGGAGTGTGACGAGGGACAGGGGAAGTGTTAAACGCTGGGAGGAAAAAGGTAATCCTAATTTTGTGACTGGGATGACAAACGAGTGCCGTGTTTGACTTTTGAGTCACAGTTTTGTTCGTGTTGATAAGAGAAGTGAAAGGTGTGTCTCTCCCTAAAAGTCATCTTGTGTTGAATATTTTTATTGCGCAACTAGTTTGGTCAGTTAAGTTTTACGTCACACAGGAAGATGACAGCAGATGGGTGGAGCGTGGTTGCGGTGGTCGTGGTGTAGTCATCTGGTTTTAATTTCATCTTTGACGTAGACGGAATATGTTTCGTACCCTTGTTGGATTAGATCACTGTTCTCCAGCATACGGTGTTTATAAGTTTGGGTGGCTAGTCAAAGTCTAGCAGGTCCGCCCCAAGTTATTGTTTTTCTTCACAATACCAGGAGCATTGCGAATGAAGTCACGTAGGAGCCATTTATGTAAGATAAAACAGAACAGCCATAAACTTTATGAATCCATAAAGCTCTGGagctccataaaaaaaaaaatcaaatcatcaATGTC from Syngnathus scovelli strain Florida chromosome 10, RoL_Ssco_1.2, whole genome shotgun sequence harbors:
- the chaf1a gene encoding chromatin assembly factor 1 subunit A isoform X3, giving the protein MLTFVAPTRLIKVIAMDCKPTKANKKLVQARLPFKRLNPEPKENKASPKRPCAHVCPETGASDRENDIESSPLPLSSRPPLVNGCGPLDCFLSKRRPSASDENIIDLTNDGSSPIKCQDPFVTPRRTLKDRQSSRDTSLSCEKSKCVDRTADTHTSDCNENPENKDDDIVVADEEDEEDGIVPLDTTQDTDSEPEEQNVSSVGNKSTLSNLSDNSSPERTKKDEHTPSTTPTTELTSTPKIPVDSKKIKRRSLKSPQEQEELLRLRQEKARQKEEAKSAKEKKREESRKRKEEREREKREKKEKDEREKREKKEKEEREKAEKLKAKEEQRKSKLEAKLEEKRKKEEEKRMKEEEKRVKEEKDRLKAEKAEITRFFQKPKTPQAPKTLAVACGKFAPFEIKYNMCMAPLCRVQCEESALEELDQYLLHPSDRPCSLKDWINQKPRRSAPTRPRVAIPESDCLAIDGPKPEGVPDRKLYGPMKLLLFRENHRPAYWGTWRKKSLHISPRCPLRKDTDLLDYEVDSDEEWEEEEPGESLSHSEGEDEDEGGEDDDDNDGFFVPHGYLSDDEGALEEVDGGDLEKQKLQQRLKAREWEELMSTKNKMKVLHPVVRGCLWEGDGPVSDLLQSYAVCLIEPLPKADMSPSPEEQAEKSNRKAQLLSQLLPLLHGNLNSSKVIITEFQEHCRQKTTSSSPPPQLSSPESSADVPTRTQLKRLIQSNAVYEKRSTYRRCCWYVHADVLSRFGLEALPVPGQWSYVTSGAREESREEAATGSEGNSPNTPQTPSVTSAASKRKSTGSMSITKFMKRCNGREQTEEMETDGFQADAEDDDDDCIIIGMQSGTAGENSFTKGSDMMEVTPSDTAALPVASAAPTLATA
- the ubxn6 gene encoding UBX domain-containing protein 6 — encoded protein: MKKLFDEFKKDIKFKSAGQGKKLTEDSRGAPERGQRSSSGTQHHREAPSEGSQRAGAAALARIEQHQRPKVHTSQIAIRNQVKRELEAEAAAVAERDKATTAEGTTGIAVKEHLSVTGVYFTCPLTGAILTKSQRDAHIKEAILMRFEEDDVEASVMMIHTFNKDKEKVKAAVDIISKYVENICKNPSEEKYRKIKLSNKVFQEKVHCVEGTREFLQALGFTSTMLPVDGQEEEEEFLVLPEQSSDALELMKERRDRLQRGEPVRAQLDRQAQAFRPSNNATRFELPSEFYNLSAEEIKREQQLRSDLVEKNSVLRTKAMRERDEQRERRKYNYTLLRIRLPDGNLLQGTFYAWDRLPVLFSFVRDSLVDGWQPFELIAPGGHKLQESEDVALVECNLVPTALLTLAWDAVVQADIAAAGGKSSALLKPELMETIRNLS
- the chaf1a gene encoding chromatin assembly factor 1 subunit A isoform X1; the protein is MLAAEAPSAEGRLAASTPRRRAMDCKPTKANKKLVQARLPFKRLNPEPKENKASPKRPCAHVCPETGASDRENDIESSPLPLSSRPPLVNGCGPLDCFLSKRRPSASDENIIDLTNDGSSPIKCQDPFVTPRRTLKDRQSSRDTSLSCEKSKCVDRTADTHTSDCNENPENKDDDIVVADEEDEEDGIVPLDTTQDTDSEPEEQNVSSVGNKSTLSNLSDNSSPERTKKDEHTPSTTPTTELTSTPKIPVDSKKIKRRSLKSPQEQEELLRLRQEKARQKEEAKSAKEKKREESRKRKEEREREKREKKEKDEREKREKKEKEEREKAEKLKAKEEQRKSKLEAKLEEKRKKEEEKRMKEEEKRVKEEKDRLKAEKAEITRFFQKPKTPQAPKTLAVACGKFAPFEIKYNMCMAPLCRVQCEESALEELDQYLLHPSDRPCSLKDWINQKPRRSAPTRPRVAIPESDCLAIDGPKPEGVPDRKLYGPMKLLLFRENHRPAYWGTWRKKSLHISPRCPLRKDTDLLDYEVDSDEEWEEEEPGESLSHSEGEDEDEGGEDDDDNDGFFVPHGYLSDDEGALEEVDGGDLEKQKLQQRLKAREWEELMSTKNKMKVLHPVVRGCLWEGDGPVSDLLQSYAVCLIEPLPKADMSPSPEEQAEKSNRKAQLLSQLLPLLHGNLNSSKVIITEFQEHCRQKTTSSSPPPQLSSPESSADVPTRTQLKRLIQSNAVYEKRSTYRRCCWYVHADVLSRFGLEALPVPGQWSYVTSGAREESREEAATGSEGNSPNTPQTPSVTSAASKRKSTGSMSITKFMKRCNGREQTEEMETDGFQADAEDDDDDCIIIGMQSGTAGENSFTKGSDMMEVTPSDTAALPVASAAPTLATA
- the chaf1a gene encoding chromatin assembly factor 1 subunit A isoform X2, producing MLAAEAPSAEGRLAASTPRRRAMDCKPTKANKKLVQARLPFKRLNPEPKENKASPKRPCAHVCPETGASDRENDIESSPLPLSSRPPLVNGCGPLDCFLSKRRPSASDENIIDLTNDGSSPIKCQDPFVTPRRTLKDRQSSRDTSLSCEKSKCVDRTADTHTSDCNENPENKDDDIVVADEEDEEDGIVPLDTTQDTDSEPEEQNVSSVGNKSTLSNLSDNSSPERTKKDEHTPSTTPTTELTSTPKIPVDSKKIKRRSLKSPQEQEELLRLRQEKARQKEEAKSAKEKKREESRKRKEEREREKREKKEKDEREKREKKEKEEREKAEKLKAKEEQRKSKLEAKLEEKRKKEEEKRMKEEEKRVKEEKDRLKAEKAEITRFFQKPKTPQAPKTLAVACGKFAPFEIKYNMCMAPLCRVQCEESALEELDQYLLHPSDRPCSLKDWINQKPRRSAPTRPRVAIPESDCLAIDGPKPEGVPDRKLYGPMKLLLFRENHRPAYWGTWRKKSLHISPRCPLRKDTDLLDYEVDSDEEWEEEEPGESLSHSEGEDEDEGGEDDDDNDGFFVPHGYLSDDEGALEEVDGGDLEKQKLQQRLKAREWEELMSTKNKMKVLHPVVRGCLWEGDGPVSDLLQSYAVCLIEPLPKADMSPSPEEQAEKSNRKAQLLSQLLPLLHGNLNSSKVIITEFQEHCRQKTTSSSPPPQLSSPESSADVPTRTQLKRLIQSNAVYEKRSTYRRCCWYVHADVLSRFGLEALPVPGQWSYVTSGAREESREEAATGSEGNSPNTPQTPSVTSAASKRKSTGSMSITKFMKRCNGREQTEEMETDGFQADAEDDDDDCIIIGTAGENSFTKGSDMMEVTPSDTAALPVASAAPTLATA